The sequence below is a genomic window from Neomicrococcus aestuarii.
CGCCCAAGATGGAACCGAGGTCGATTCCACCCTGCGTGCTCTGGGTTGAGGCAGGCTGGCTAGCACCAGTCTTACCGCGGGCACCGGCCAGTGGATCGTTGCTGCTCACGTTCGGCTGATCACCGAAGTAGCCGCCCTGCTGGTCGGTTTCCTCAGCCGTGACGTTGGTCTGGGAAGGGGTGCCGGTCTGGCTGCCACCGAGTAATCCGCCCAGCAAATCATCAAGCGGGTTCGCCGAGGCGGAACCGGACTGGGTGGTGGTGCCGCCGGTCGAACCGCCTGCAGTGCCGCCCAAAACGCCACCCAACAGGCCGCCCAGAAGGTCGCCGAGTCCGCCGCCCTGCGTGGCTTCAGGAGCTGCCGCCTGACCGGAACCGGTGGCTCCACCGCGCTCGGACCACTTCTTCGCGAGGTAGCTCAAGACGATCGGTGCCAAGATTGGCAGCGCCTTGCGGACCAAAGAACCCAGATCAATGCCGGCCGCCGTGTTGGCGCCGGACAGCTGGTTCGCGAGCAACTCTTCGCGATCGCCCAAGACATGGCTCACAATCTTGGAACCGTCCTGGGTGTCTACCTGGTCAATGTTGACGGAACCGTCAACCAAATCGTTCGAGTGGTTGGCCAAAGCGCCAGCCAAGGACTCCGCGCCCTCAGGGGATGCTGCGTTGGACTGCATGCCAGCAAGCAAGGACGGCACAGCGGCGCGCAAAGCTGCCTCCGCGCTTTGCTCATCGACACCGAGAGCTTGAGCCAACTGATCCGTGGGTACAAGTTTCAGGATCTCTTGAAGATCAGACATAATCATCAACTTTCTGTGGTCGAGTCATTCAGGTGCATCGAGCGTCAAACTAACCGGATGGCACGCCTCATGGCGCATATCACATTCCGCTCTATCTGAACACTATCCGAGATCGCTGGCGCGAGCGAGCACCAAACTTCGGACATAATAAGAAGGGCTTATTTTCGCGTGCAAAGGAGAATCGTGGACTACTGGGAAGATCTGGGTGGCATCCCCGCCGCTTCAGGACCGTCCGTAGTGACGATCGGAAATTTCGACGGCGTGCATCGAGGACACCGCGAAGTACTGAGCACGGTGGTGAAGGAAGCGAAGAAGCGTGATGCCCGTTCCGTGGTGATCACCTTCGATCCGCACCCCGCTCTAGTGCATCGCCCCGAAGCGGCGCCGAACCAAATCATGGGACTTTCGGATAAGAAGAAGTTCATTGAAGAGGTTGGCGTGGATGCTTTGCTGGTCCTGCCGTACACGTTGGAGTTCTCGAAGCTGACGGCGGAAGAGTTCGTGACCCGTTACATCGCGGAGCCGCTCAAGGCGTGCGCTGTAGTGGTGGGGCATGATGTTCGCTTTGGCCGCGATAACGAGGGCGACTTCCGTCGCATGCAAGAGCTTGGCGAACAGCTGGGCTTTGACGTGATCGGCATCGACGATTTTGGCGAGGATCGCCGATGCTCGTCCACGTGGGTGCGCGAAGCTCTCGCGGATGGCGAAGTTGAGGCCGCCGCCGAAATTTTGGGCCGACCCCACCGCATGGTCGGCGAAGTCATTCACGGTGCCGCGCGTGGCCGCGAGCTCGGCTTCCCGACGGCCAATTTGAGCCCGGAGTCCACCGGCTTCATCCCTGCCGATGGCGTGTATGCGGGTTGGCTGATCGACGAAGGGAATCGCAAGTGGCCGGCCGCCATCTCCGTGGGATCCAACCCCACCTTCGAGGGTGTTCCGCGTCAGGTTGAAGCCCACGTGATCGACCGTAAGGACTCTGGAGT
It includes:
- a CDS encoding bifunctional riboflavin kinase/FAD synthetase, with the translated sequence MDYWEDLGGIPAASGPSVVTIGNFDGVHRGHREVLSTVVKEAKKRDARSVVITFDPHPALVHRPEAAPNQIMGLSDKKKFIEEVGVDALLVLPYTLEFSKLTAEEFVTRYIAEPLKACAVVVGHDVRFGRDNEGDFRRMQELGEQLGFDVIGIDDFGEDRRCSSTWVREALADGEVEAAAEILGRPHRMVGEVIHGAARGRELGFPTANLSPESTGFIPADGVYAGWLIDEGNRKWPAAISVGSNPTFEGVPRQVEAHVIDRKDSGVEDFNLYGQRVVVEFVQRLRPMVAYRGIEALVEQITEDVERTREVLLSGQ
- a CDS encoding DUF937 domain-containing protein, with protein sequence MSDLQEILKLVPTDQLAQALGVDEQSAEAALRAAVPSLLAGMQSNAASPEGAESLAGALANHSNDLVDGSVNIDQVDTQDGSKIVSHVLGDREELLANQLSGANTAAGIDLGSLVRKALPILAPIVLSYLAKKWSERGGATGSGQAAAPEATQGGGLGDLLGGLLGGVLGGTAGGSTGGTTTQSGSASANPLDDLLGGLLGGSQTGTPSQTNVTAEETDQQGGYFGDQPNVSSNDPLAGARGKTGASQPASTQSTQGGIDLGSILGGLFGGR